A portion of the Desulfosoma caldarium genome contains these proteins:
- the msbA gene encoding lipid A export permease/ATP-binding protein MsbA, translating to MALRHMVSLLRPHWRRLALAAFCMLLVSGSTGVTAYLIKPAMDEIFINKDRFMLSLLPAVFLLVSLVKAISDWGSTYFLQSVGLRVVAGLRQELFEHIQGLSLSFFDKASTGTLMSRITNDIKEIQVTVHQAVSGLIRDTVTIIGLIFVVFYQNWKLASIAVAVLPLAFFPLVHFGKKLRRLARRGQEKTAHLSVVLHESFTGVRTVKAFGMEDHEKERFARQNRSVLQNQLKTLRIDALSSPLMEFIGAIAISIIIAYGGFQVIGGTSTPGTFFSFLGALIMLYKPVKSLNKLNSTLQKGIASIVRVQEVLSQKSDIVDRPGAVELARVRGAVEFRHVSFAYDSVPVLHDICLKVNPGEVVALVGSSGGGKTTLVHLIPRFYDVTHGAILIDGIDVRDVTVRSLRRHIAMVTQHSFLFNDTVRNNIAYGDPSKSEEDLLAAAKAAYAYDFICQLPHGFDTVVGEQGVMLSGGQRQRICIARALLKDAPILILDEATSALDSEAELEVQKALENLMQGRTTFVIAHRLSTVKIAHRILVLRHGRIIEEGSHHSLMERHGEYRRLYDIQFQQAD from the coding sequence ATGGCTTTGCGTCACATGGTGAGCCTTCTGCGGCCCCATTGGCGCCGCTTGGCATTGGCCGCCTTTTGCATGCTCCTGGTCTCCGGATCCACAGGCGTCACGGCTTACCTCATCAAACCGGCCATGGACGAAATCTTCATCAACAAAGACAGGTTCATGCTGAGCCTGTTGCCTGCGGTGTTTCTTTTGGTTTCGCTGGTCAAGGCGATCAGTGACTGGGGAAGCACGTATTTTTTGCAATCTGTTGGGCTTCGCGTGGTCGCCGGGTTGAGACAAGAGCTCTTTGAACATATCCAGGGTCTGTCTCTGTCCTTTTTTGACAAGGCCAGCACCGGCACCCTCATGAGCCGCATCACCAATGATATCAAAGAAATTCAGGTGACCGTGCATCAGGCGGTGTCGGGATTAATTCGTGACACCGTGACCATCATTGGCCTGATTTTCGTAGTCTTTTATCAAAATTGGAAACTGGCCAGCATTGCCGTGGCGGTACTTCCCCTGGCCTTTTTCCCTCTGGTTCACTTTGGCAAGAAACTGCGCAGGCTGGCTCGCCGAGGCCAAGAAAAGACGGCGCATCTCAGTGTGGTGCTTCATGAGTCCTTTACAGGCGTACGCACCGTCAAGGCCTTTGGCATGGAAGATCACGAAAAGGAGCGTTTTGCGCGACAAAACCGGTCAGTTCTGCAAAATCAACTCAAAACCCTGCGTATTGACGCCCTTTCCAGTCCTTTGATGGAATTCATTGGAGCCATCGCTATTTCCATCATCATTGCCTATGGCGGGTTTCAGGTAATTGGAGGAACCTCCACACCGGGCACCTTCTTTTCCTTTCTCGGAGCCCTCATCATGCTCTACAAACCGGTTAAGAGCCTGAATAAGCTCAACAGCACGTTGCAAAAAGGCATCGCCTCGATTGTACGCGTTCAGGAAGTCCTCTCGCAAAAGAGCGACATCGTCGATCGGCCCGGTGCCGTGGAACTTGCTCGAGTGCGCGGCGCCGTGGAATTTCGCCATGTGTCTTTTGCCTATGACTCCGTGCCCGTGCTCCATGACATCTGCCTCAAGGTGAACCCCGGGGAAGTGGTCGCTCTGGTGGGCAGTAGCGGGGGAGGCAAAACTACTCTGGTTCACCTCATTCCACGCTTCTACGACGTGACGCACGGTGCTATTCTCATCGATGGAATCGACGTGCGGGATGTGACCGTGCGTTCCTTGAGGCGCCATATCGCCATGGTGACGCAGCACAGCTTTCTTTTTAATGACACGGTGCGCAACAACATCGCCTACGGTGACCCGTCTAAATCGGAAGAGGACCTCCTTGCCGCAGCCAAAGCCGCCTATGCCTACGACTTCATCTGCCAATTGCCTCATGGCTTTGACACCGTGGTCGGAGAGCAAGGGGTGATGTTGTCTGGAGGCCAAAGACAGAGGATTTGCATTGCGCGGGCTCTTCTCAAGGACGCTCCCATTCTTATTCTGGACGAAGCCACGTCCGCTCTGGACAGCGAAGCGGAACTGGAAGTTCAGAAGGCTCTGGAAAACCTCATGCAGGGCCGCACCACCTTTGTCATCGCGCACAGGCTGTCAACGGTCAAGATCGCCCATCGCATCCTCGTGTTGCGTCACGGGCGCATCATCGAAGAAGGCTCGCACCACAGCCTGATGGAACGCCATGGCGAATACCGGCGACTTTACGACATTCAGTTTCAGCAAGCCGATTGA
- the lpxB gene encoding lipid-A-disaccharide synthase gives MKRLRIFVSAGEASGDLHGSRLVTALRKKNPWTHIDAMGGPQLREAGAHLLVDYRDLALIGVLEVFSKARLLYRALRNVRHYLRQARPDLVILIDFPDFNFRVGRTARSLGLKVFYYISPQVWAWRSGRIRSLKRFVDAMAVILPFEEAFYQQRGMTVRFVGHPLVDEVRGVEDAATCRRLLGLHSEPVICLLPGSRSGEIRTFLPILVNAAERVRQAFPSAEVILPVAPGLDRTQVLAMLEKSSVPVRCIHQDTHRAIRASHVALAVSGTVTLESALLGTPLVVVYKVSALEYHVARHVLRVPHIALPNVILGRRVCPELLQHEACPKRLAEEAMLLLKDSERAADQRRWFERLADVLGEPGAAERAASMALDLC, from the coding sequence ATGAAAAGGCTGAGGATTTTTGTCAGTGCCGGAGAAGCGTCGGGAGACTTGCACGGCTCGCGCTTGGTGACGGCCCTTCGAAAGAAAAATCCTTGGACGCACATCGACGCCATGGGCGGCCCTCAGTTGCGGGAGGCCGGGGCGCATCTTTTGGTCGACTACCGCGACCTGGCCCTGATCGGTGTCCTGGAAGTCTTTTCCAAAGCCCGTCTTTTGTACCGGGCCTTGAGGAACGTTCGCCACTATCTTCGGCAGGCGCGTCCGGATCTTGTCATTCTCATCGATTTTCCCGACTTCAACTTCCGTGTCGGGCGCACGGCCCGTTCCCTGGGCCTGAAGGTTTTTTACTACATCAGCCCTCAAGTGTGGGCCTGGAGGTCCGGACGGATTCGATCCCTCAAGCGCTTCGTCGACGCCATGGCCGTCATTTTGCCTTTCGAAGAAGCCTTTTATCAACAGCGGGGCATGACCGTGCGTTTCGTGGGTCATCCCCTGGTGGATGAAGTTCGTGGCGTGGAAGATGCCGCCACGTGCCGGCGCCTCTTGGGTCTACACTCAGAACCCGTGATTTGCCTTCTTCCGGGAAGCCGATCAGGAGAAATCAGAACCTTTCTGCCGATACTTGTGAACGCGGCCGAGCGGGTGCGTCAAGCCTTTCCTTCCGCTGAAGTCATCCTCCCTGTTGCGCCCGGTCTGGATCGAACCCAGGTCTTGGCCATGCTGGAAAAAAGTTCTGTGCCGGTGCGATGTATTCATCAGGACACCCATCGCGCCATCCGCGCCTCCCATGTGGCCCTGGCTGTCTCTGGAACGGTCACCTTGGAATCGGCCCTTCTGGGCACGCCCTTAGTGGTCGTTTACAAGGTTTCGGCGCTGGAATATCATGTGGCTCGGCACGTTCTGCGCGTGCCCCATATTGCGCTGCCCAATGTCATTCTAGGGCGCCGCGTCTGTCCAGAACTTCTTCAGCATGAAGCGTGTCCGAAACGCCTTGCTGAGGAAGCCATGCTTTTGTTGAAAGATTCGGAACGCGCTGCCGATCAGCGCCGCTGGTTTGAACGTCTTGCCGACGTGTTGGGAGAACCCGGCGCGGCGGAACGCGCAGCATCCATGGCCTTGGACTTATGCTGA
- the lpxI gene encoding UDP-2,3-diacylglucosamine diphosphatase LpxI domain-containing protein (LpxI, functionally equivalent to LpxH, replaces it in LPS biosynthesis in a minority of bacteria.) — protein sequence MVKGTLIGLIAGGGQFPLLFAEAAKEAGYQVVAVGFDGETDLALASHVHAFHLLKLGQLNKLIRIFHKAGITRVAMAGSINKTRLYAKIRPDWRAFRLLASLRNKKDDHLLRSLAGELEKDGIRVEPSTLFLPGLLAPEGLLTRRHLNAREQRDVLFGWDMAKAVGHLDIGQCLVVKDQAVLAVEGMDGTDETIVRGGRLCRQGAVVIKVSKPIQDLRFDVPAVGLQTIETMRTVKARVLVVEAGKTLIFDREKVVEAADRYGMTIVAMADPPSGTETKSPEKNLLGSSSAEATLTPKPVPVIRAAQPGALRTAVIGVGYLGTFHAEKYARLEEAQLVGVVDIDPARAERLARRLGCLAYTDHRDLMGVVDAVSVVTPTQHHFAIARDFLEAGVHVLVEKPLTKSLEEAQELVRLAEAKGMVLQVGHLERFNPAFKALEPYVRNPLFLEAHRLAPFNERGLEVDVILDLMIHDLDVVLHLVRSPVVTFSASGVPVLSRLPDIANVRLEFRNGAVANLTASRISMKNMRRLRIFQENRYLVADFSNRRAYSFLKEDELDESGYPEITMEELDVDNRDPLEEEIRSFLESVRTGSAPVVNGRQGMEAVRLALAISQKIHARIQSLQGKGAE from the coding sequence ATGGTGAAGGGGACTTTGATCGGACTTATCGCCGGGGGCGGACAATTTCCGCTCCTTTTTGCTGAAGCCGCCAAGGAAGCGGGCTACCAGGTGGTGGCCGTAGGCTTTGACGGGGAAACGGACCTAGCCCTTGCTTCCCATGTGCACGCCTTTCATCTGCTCAAGCTGGGACAGCTCAATAAGCTCATTCGCATTTTTCATAAAGCCGGCATCACGCGGGTGGCCATGGCCGGGTCTATCAACAAGACGCGCCTTTACGCGAAAATTCGACCGGACTGGAGGGCCTTTCGGCTGCTGGCCTCCCTGCGCAACAAGAAAGACGATCATCTGTTGCGATCTTTGGCGGGGGAATTGGAAAAGGACGGCATTCGCGTCGAGCCGTCTACCCTGTTTCTGCCCGGGCTTTTGGCCCCGGAAGGCCTTCTAACGCGACGGCATCTCAACGCTCGGGAACAGCGCGACGTCCTTTTTGGCTGGGACATGGCCAAGGCCGTTGGCCATCTGGACATCGGCCAGTGCCTGGTGGTCAAGGACCAGGCGGTGCTGGCGGTGGAAGGGATGGATGGAACGGATGAAACCATTGTGCGAGGCGGGCGTTTGTGCCGACAAGGGGCTGTGGTCATCAAAGTGAGCAAGCCCATTCAGGATTTGCGCTTTGATGTTCCGGCGGTGGGTTTGCAAACCATTGAGACCATGCGCACCGTCAAGGCCCGGGTTCTCGTGGTGGAAGCCGGCAAGACGCTGATCTTTGATCGCGAAAAGGTTGTAGAAGCCGCCGATCGCTATGGCATGACCATTGTGGCCATGGCGGACCCTCCATCGGGGACCGAAACCAAAAGTCCTGAGAAAAATCTTCTCGGCTCTAGTTCGGCCGAAGCGACTTTAACCCCCAAACCTGTTCCGGTCATTCGTGCGGCCCAACCCGGCGCGTTGCGCACCGCCGTGATCGGTGTGGGATACCTCGGCACGTTTCATGCCGAAAAATATGCCCGCCTCGAGGAAGCGCAACTCGTGGGCGTTGTGGACATTGACCCCGCAAGGGCTGAGCGGTTGGCGCGGCGGCTGGGTTGTTTAGCCTACACGGACCACCGGGATCTCATGGGAGTGGTCGATGCTGTGAGCGTCGTCACCCCAACACAGCACCATTTTGCCATCGCTCGAGATTTCCTGGAAGCCGGCGTCCATGTGCTGGTGGAAAAACCCCTGACGAAGTCTCTGGAAGAGGCGCAGGAACTGGTGCGGCTCGCCGAAGCCAAGGGCATGGTCCTGCAAGTGGGGCACCTGGAACGCTTCAATCCCGCCTTCAAGGCGCTCGAACCTTATGTCCGCAACCCTCTTTTTCTCGAAGCACACCGGCTGGCTCCGTTCAACGAAAGAGGTCTGGAAGTGGACGTCATCTTGGATCTTATGATCCACGATTTGGACGTGGTACTGCATTTAGTTCGTTCCCCGGTGGTAACTTTTTCGGCCTCCGGCGTGCCGGTCCTCAGTCGGCTTCCGGACATTGCCAATGTGCGGTTGGAGTTTCGTAACGGGGCTGTGGCCAACCTTACGGCCAGCCGAATCTCCATGAAAAACATGAGACGGCTGCGCATTTTTCAGGAAAACCGATACCTGGTTGCAGACTTCAGCAATCGACGTGCCTACTCCTTCTTAAAAGAGGACGAGCTGGACGAAAGCGGCTATCCCGAAATTACCATGGAAGAACTTGATGTGGACAACCGGGATCCTCTAGAAGAAGAAATTCGATCCTTTCTTGAGTCCGTGCGAACGGGATCCGCTCCCGTTGTCAACGGCCGCCAAGGGATGGAAGCGGTGCGGCTGGCCTTGGCCATTTCCCAAAAGATTCATGCCCGGATTCAGTCACTTCAGGGCAAGGGCGCGGAATGA
- the lpxA gene encoding acyl-ACP--UDP-N-acetylglucosamine O-acyltransferase gives MDIHPTAIVDPKAELADDVVVGPYAVIGPHVRIGSGTSIGSHTVIEGWTEIGANNRISSFVSIGFPPQDLKYKGSPTRLVIGNGNTIREYATIHRGTEHGGGETRIGHHNLIMAYVHVAHDCILHNRVIMANAAMLAGHVVIEDDAVIGGFVAIHQFSRIGTHAYIGAKAGIKKDIPPYMLATGYPAKLYGPNLVGLRRKGFSTEAIQGLKKAYRIIFRSGQTLSKAIEEVRREVGNVAEVETLLRFIDGTQRGITR, from the coding sequence ATGGATATTCATCCCACGGCCATTGTGGATCCCAAGGCGGAACTGGCCGACGATGTGGTCGTCGGCCCCTACGCCGTCATCGGCCCTCATGTGCGGATCGGCTCGGGAACATCCATCGGCTCTCATACGGTCATCGAGGGTTGGACCGAAATTGGTGCCAACAACCGCATCAGTTCTTTTGTCTCCATCGGCTTCCCTCCCCAGGATCTGAAATACAAGGGGAGCCCTACCCGGCTCGTCATCGGCAACGGAAACACCATTCGAGAATACGCCACCATTCATCGAGGAACGGAACACGGCGGTGGGGAAACACGCATCGGCCATCATAATTTGATCATGGCCTATGTTCACGTGGCCCATGATTGCATTTTGCACAATCGTGTGATCATGGCTAACGCCGCTATGCTGGCGGGGCATGTGGTCATCGAAGACGACGCGGTCATCGGCGGCTTTGTCGCCATTCATCAATTCTCGCGAATCGGGACCCATGCCTATATCGGAGCGAAAGCCGGCATTAAAAAGGATATACCTCCGTATATGCTCGCCACCGGTTACCCCGCAAAACTCTACGGACCTAACCTTGTGGGCTTAAGAAGAAAGGGTTTTTCCACCGAAGCCATCCAAGGACTGAAAAAAGCTTATCGTATCATTTTCCGCAGTGGCCAAACCTTGTCGAAAGCCATTGAGGAAGTGCGCCGAGAGGTGGGAAATGTGGCGGAGGTGGAAACCTTGCTGCGGTTCATTGATGGCACGCAAAGGGGCATCACCCGCTGA
- the fabZ gene encoding 3-hydroxyacyl-ACP dehydratase FabZ — translation MEMNAEEILRRLPHRYPFLLVDRILEMKEEEITGLKNVTLNEPFFQGHFPAHPVMPGVLIMEALAQTGGVLAFALRETDSQGVVYFMGMDKVRFRRPVRPGDQLILKLKLLRRKGPVFKMKGEAYVGDELAAEGELLATIEP, via the coding sequence ATGGAAATGAATGCTGAAGAAATCCTCAGAAGACTGCCTCATCGCTACCCTTTTCTCCTGGTGGATCGCATTCTGGAAATGAAAGAAGAAGAAATCACGGGGTTAAAAAACGTCACCCTGAACGAGCCTTTTTTTCAAGGACACTTTCCAGCCCATCCCGTCATGCCCGGTGTGCTCATCATGGAAGCGCTAGCCCAAACGGGTGGTGTTCTGGCTTTCGCTCTTCGCGAAACGGATTCTCAGGGCGTGGTCTATTTTATGGGCATGGACAAGGTGCGTTTTCGACGCCCTGTGCGTCCCGGCGACCAGCTCATCCTGAAATTGAAGCTTTTGCGCCGCAAAGGGCCCGTCTTCAAAATGAAGGGGGAAGCGTATGTGGGGGATGAACTGGCTGCCGAAGGCGAACTTCTGGCAACCATCGAACCTTAA
- the lpxD gene encoding UDP-3-O-(3-hydroxymyristoyl)glucosamine N-acyltransferase, whose translation MEKKRYRLSELAQLLDVTLKGNPNLIVEGVGPLETAGPTQITFLANPKYKAKLERCRAAAVIGDASLEDVGLPVLVSSNPYWTMAKAAQLFYSPPVLNPGIHASALISPEAFVAEDASVGPWVHVGPGASIGSGTRLYGHVYVGAGVTIGAQCLIYPHVTILDGCRLGNRVIIHSGTVIGSDGFGFAQDAEGRSTKIPQTGIVQIDDDVEIGANCTVDRATFGRTWIQEGVKIDNLVHIAHNVTIGRHSLLVAQVGIAGSVTLGNHVVLGGQVGIAGHVTVGDRVRIGAKSAISHSVEPGQDLLGIPAMPQKQWLRHYAAWLRLPRWQQELAALRDRVRSLEEALGRTSKPCKDAGHGNEC comes from the coding sequence GTGGAAAAAAAGCGTTATCGCCTTTCGGAACTGGCCCAATTGCTTGATGTGACCTTGAAGGGAAACCCCAATCTGATCGTTGAAGGGGTCGGGCCCCTGGAAACGGCAGGCCCCACACAGATCACTTTTCTAGCCAACCCCAAGTACAAAGCGAAACTGGAAAGGTGCCGCGCGGCGGCGGTGATCGGGGATGCCAGTTTGGAGGATGTGGGGCTGCCTGTTCTGGTCTCTTCGAATCCGTATTGGACCATGGCCAAAGCCGCCCAGCTCTTCTATTCCCCTCCGGTGTTAAATCCAGGCATTCACGCCAGCGCTCTCATATCCCCTGAGGCCTTCGTGGCCGAGGATGCCTCCGTGGGTCCGTGGGTCCATGTGGGTCCCGGTGCCTCCATCGGATCCGGCACGCGCCTCTACGGCCATGTGTACGTAGGGGCTGGCGTGACCATTGGCGCTCAGTGCCTGATTTATCCGCATGTCACCATTCTGGACGGATGCCGGTTGGGAAATCGCGTGATCATCCACTCGGGAACGGTCATTGGAAGTGACGGCTTTGGATTTGCCCAGGACGCTGAAGGTCGTTCCACGAAGATTCCTCAGACGGGCATCGTTCAAATCGACGACGACGTGGAAATCGGCGCCAATTGCACCGTTGACCGAGCCACTTTCGGGCGGACCTGGATTCAGGAAGGGGTCAAAATCGACAACCTGGTCCACATTGCGCACAATGTGACCATTGGTCGCCACAGCCTTCTTGTGGCGCAAGTGGGCATTGCCGGCAGTGTTACTTTGGGAAATCATGTGGTCCTGGGAGGCCAAGTGGGCATTGCGGGCCATGTGACGGTGGGCGATCGCGTGCGCATCGGGGCTAAGTCCGCCATTTCCCATTCGGTGGAACCCGGCCAAGATCTGTTGGGCATTCCGGCCATGCCTCAAAAGCAGTGGCTGCGCCACTACGCTGCTTGGCTGAGGCTTCCTCGATGGCAGCAGGAATTGGCGGCCCTTCGAGACCGTGTGCGCTCTTTGGAGGAGGCCTTGGGCAGGACCTCGAAACCATGCAAGGATGCGGGCCATGGAAATGAATGCTGA
- a CDS encoding OmpH family outer membrane protein → MKYRLFSVVLCLVSLCVWNPSARGADVKIGYFDLQAVLDRSQWGQEVKKEFNTKKAQLEADVQAKAKEFQEVKESFEKQLKMMDEKSKKQKAQELRQMQMEGEKLLMESNAELNRLSQQLTKPLIDKIMDIVQTIGKKGKYDFIFEAQKAGLAYANEKSDLTQTIIKELDKVKR, encoded by the coding sequence ATGAAGTATCGTCTATTTTCCGTCGTTCTGTGCCTGGTGAGCCTTTGTGTGTGGAATCCATCTGCCCGGGGTGCTGATGTTAAAATCGGCTACTTTGATCTTCAAGCCGTTCTTGACCGCTCCCAATGGGGCCAGGAAGTAAAAAAAGAATTCAACACCAAGAAAGCGCAACTGGAAGCCGACGTGCAAGCCAAGGCCAAAGAATTTCAGGAAGTTAAGGAATCTTTTGAAAAACAACTCAAGATGATGGATGAAAAATCCAAGAAGCAAAAAGCTCAAGAGCTGCGACAGATGCAGATGGAAGGCGAAAAGCTTCTTATGGAAAGCAATGCGGAACTCAACAGATTGTCGCAGCAGTTGACCAAACCCCTGATCGATAAAATCATGGACATCGTGCAGACCATCGGCAAGAAGGGAAAATACGATTTTATCTTTGAAGCTCAAAAAGCCGGTTTGGCGTATGCCAACGAAAAGAGTGACTTAACCCAGACCATCATCAAGGAACTGGACAAAGTCAAGCGATAA
- the bamA gene encoding outer membrane protein assembly factor BamA yields MMARKLGYALGVLLLWALSAQGQEMAPAEHPRVAVAPFAVHTAQPQPQLSTGVQELIAQSLLNLGVELVPLPEVRRAAGNQPVASESQALDLARRLKARYVIWGSLTQLGDKASVDGRLVDAERPAAPQVLFVEGDWANLVDAAQQMAQQVTVHVLAKAVVADVSVRGTERIEPDAILVQVKTKKGELLSQETLQEDLRTIYKMGFFETVAVDVTDTDKGKQVTFVVREKPSVVDVKIKGNDKIKDKDILAAISTKPFTVLRMNVVNDDANRIVKLYHQKAFFHAEVSPSVEFPQDPRKAVVTFRIKEGKKVYVKRVTFTGNKHFSDRKLRGIMETKARGFFSWVSDKGVLDREVLDTDLDRLTAFYHDRGFMDARAGTPSVEMKDDGFHVTIPVMEGERYRVSSVQVQGDLLETTPKVAEKLELKEKQYFSREKLRKDLDTLTKHLMDAGHAYAEVDPMVTKNQESHTATVVYQLRKGPVVHIEKITITGNTRTRDNVIRREIQLAEGDRFSVSALERSQLNLRRVDYFEEVDIQSSQSSSSEAMNLNVKVKEKPTGALSVGGGYSSEDGVFVGGNIMERNLFGRGQYLALKAYLGGQTSRYSISFTEPWLFDIPLSAGFDLYDWYREYNDFDKDATGGKLRISHPFGTWSRWHLAYVFESAKVSNVAEDAALIIKDQEGRQIKSSLIGSIERDSTDHPFLPTRGSTVKVSLEYSIPYLGSDSDFVSVVCGVGRYVPLWWKFVGFAHVKGGYIFELDADKPAPIYERFFLGGINSIRAFRWGDVGPKDPETGDSIGGIKFGQVNLELLFPLVEKIGMRGVLFFDAGNAFAKGEDFRLNDFRKAGGMGLRWNSPLGPLRIEWGYNLDRKSGEDTSNWQFSMGVFF; encoded by the coding sequence ATGATGGCCAGAAAGCTCGGCTATGCTTTGGGGGTTTTGCTGCTGTGGGCTTTGAGCGCGCAGGGACAGGAAATGGCACCGGCTGAGCACCCACGGGTTGCCGTCGCCCCTTTTGCCGTCCACACGGCCCAGCCTCAACCTCAGTTAAGCACCGGAGTCCAAGAACTGATTGCTCAAAGCCTGCTCAACCTGGGTGTGGAACTGGTGCCGTTGCCCGAGGTGCGGCGCGCGGCAGGAAACCAACCCGTGGCAAGTGAGTCGCAAGCCCTGGACTTGGCACGGCGCCTCAAGGCCCGCTACGTCATCTGGGGAAGCCTCACACAACTGGGGGACAAGGCAAGTGTGGACGGACGACTCGTGGACGCGGAAAGGCCGGCGGCCCCACAAGTCCTCTTTGTGGAAGGGGATTGGGCCAACCTGGTCGATGCCGCTCAACAAATGGCTCAACAGGTCACCGTTCATGTTCTAGCCAAAGCCGTGGTGGCGGATGTTAGCGTGCGAGGCACCGAGCGCATCGAGCCGGACGCCATCTTGGTGCAGGTGAAAACAAAGAAAGGCGAACTGCTTAGCCAGGAAACCCTGCAGGAAGACCTTCGCACCATCTACAAAATGGGCTTTTTTGAAACCGTGGCCGTCGACGTTACGGATACCGATAAGGGAAAGCAGGTGACGTTCGTGGTGCGGGAAAAGCCTTCCGTGGTGGACGTCAAGATTAAAGGCAATGACAAGATCAAAGACAAGGATATTCTTGCGGCCATTTCCACCAAACCATTTACCGTACTGCGCATGAACGTGGTCAATGACGATGCCAACCGCATCGTCAAGCTCTACCATCAAAAGGCCTTTTTCCATGCAGAAGTCTCCCCGTCTGTCGAATTTCCACAGGATCCTCGAAAGGCGGTGGTCACCTTTCGCATCAAAGAAGGCAAAAAGGTTTACGTGAAGCGTGTAACGTTTACGGGCAACAAACATTTTTCCGACCGTAAGCTTCGAGGAATCATGGAAACCAAGGCACGCGGCTTCTTTTCCTGGGTTTCCGACAAAGGGGTACTGGATCGGGAAGTGTTGGATACAGATTTGGACCGGCTGACCGCTTTTTACCATGATCGGGGCTTCATGGACGCTCGAGCGGGCACGCCCTCGGTGGAAATGAAAGACGATGGTTTTCATGTGACCATTCCCGTGATGGAGGGGGAGCGGTACCGAGTCTCTTCCGTACAAGTTCAAGGCGACCTTCTGGAAACCACCCCGAAAGTGGCCGAAAAACTGGAACTTAAGGAAAAACAGTATTTCAGCCGTGAAAAACTCCGCAAAGACCTGGACACCCTCACCAAACACCTCATGGATGCGGGACACGCCTACGCTGAGGTGGACCCCATGGTGACGAAAAACCAGGAAAGCCATACCGCCACCGTGGTCTATCAACTACGCAAAGGACCCGTGGTGCACATCGAAAAGATTACCATCACGGGAAATACGCGAACGCGGGATAACGTGATTCGACGAGAAATTCAGCTGGCCGAAGGCGACCGCTTCAGCGTTTCGGCCTTGGAACGCAGTCAGCTGAATCTTCGGCGCGTGGACTATTTTGAAGAAGTCGACATTCAAAGTTCCCAGAGCTCCAGCTCGGAAGCCATGAACCTCAACGTCAAGGTGAAAGAAAAGCCGACAGGAGCGCTTAGTGTGGGAGGCGGCTATTCGTCGGAAGACGGGGTTTTTGTCGGAGGCAACATTATGGAGCGAAACTTGTTCGGCCGTGGCCAATACCTCGCTCTCAAGGCCTATCTGGGCGGGCAAACCTCGCGGTACTCGATCAGTTTCACCGAACCGTGGTTGTTCGACATACCCCTTTCCGCCGGATTCGACCTTTATGATTGGTATCGAGAATACAACGACTTCGACAAAGACGCTACAGGGGGCAAGCTTCGAATCAGCCATCCCTTTGGCACGTGGAGCCGGTGGCATTTGGCGTATGTTTTTGAAAGCGCTAAGGTGTCTAATGTGGCCGAAGATGCGGCGCTTATCATCAAAGACCAGGAGGGGCGCCAAATTAAAAGCAGCCTCATAGGGTCCATCGAACGGGACAGCACCGACCATCCCTTTCTACCCACGCGAGGATCTACGGTAAAGGTTTCGTTGGAATATTCCATTCCCTATCTAGGAAGTGATTCGGATTTCGTGAGTGTCGTTTGTGGAGTCGGCCGGTATGTGCCCTTGTGGTGGAAGTTTGTTGGCTTTGCGCACGTGAAGGGCGGCTACATCTTTGAGTTGGACGCGGACAAGCCGGCCCCCATCTATGAACGCTTCTTTCTTGGAGGCATCAATTCCATTCGGGCCTTTAGATGGGGCGACGTGGGACCCAAGGATCCGGAAACGGGGGATAGCATCGGCGGCATCAAGTTCGGCCAGGTAAACCTGGAACTGCTCTTTCCTCTGGTGGAAAAAATCGGCATGCGAGGCGTCCTCTTCTTTGATGCCGGCAACGCTTTTGCAAAGGGCGAAGATTTTCGCCTAAATGATTTTCGAAAGGCAGGTGGGATGGGTTTGCGTTGGAATTCTCCCTTGGGGCCACTGCGCATCGAATGGGGCTACAATTTGGATCGAAAATCCGGCGAAGATACAAGCAATTGGCAATTTTCCATGGGCGTATTTTTCTAG